The Sporocytophaga myxococcoides genome contains a region encoding:
- a CDS encoding glycosyltransferase, whose translation MISKSFHEIIQLMVLFNAFLGLIFIYVSISVFYAFVFAFAGRLGKTKTTPYSTSYRKFAVFIPSYKEDEVILNTAKEALKQAYPAEYFDVVVIADSLKPSSIELLKAMPVKLVEVSFDLSTKAKSINEAFNFLPEIYDYVLILDADNVMAPDFIDKLNSRLVYTGVKAIQGHRVAKNLNTKFAILDAISEEINNHVYRKGHRVLGFSSGLIGSGMAFDYRYYKSLMKTNNAIGGFDKESELKILRDRLKIEYVEDAYVYDEKVENSEVFKNQRRRWISAQLHYFRKYFLSGFYHLVTKGNYDFFDKAFQQFLLPRMLLLGFVSLMAFLSVFLKGALDFDLFPGVYFWVGIAVLKCSSVFLSIPNKYYNKQTLNAALELPKVLILMFLTLFKLKGANKKFIHTPHSGNIIINAEEEVESGVK comes from the coding sequence TTGATAAGCAAATCTTTTCATGAGATCATTCAATTGATGGTACTTTTCAATGCTTTTCTGGGATTAATATTTATTTACGTATCGATTTCGGTTTTCTATGCTTTTGTTTTTGCATTTGCAGGACGGTTGGGTAAAACGAAAACTACCCCATATTCCACAAGCTATAGGAAATTTGCCGTGTTTATACCATCTTATAAAGAAGATGAAGTGATTTTGAATACTGCAAAGGAGGCCTTAAAACAGGCCTACCCGGCTGAATATTTCGATGTAGTAGTTATTGCAGATTCTTTAAAGCCTTCAAGTATTGAATTATTGAAAGCTATGCCAGTGAAATTGGTGGAGGTTAGTTTTGATCTAAGTACTAAAGCGAAATCTATTAATGAAGCATTTAATTTCCTTCCGGAAATATATGACTACGTTTTGATTCTTGATGCTGATAACGTAATGGCTCCTGATTTCATTGATAAGTTAAATTCAAGACTTGTTTATACAGGAGTAAAGGCCATACAAGGGCATAGAGTGGCGAAAAATCTTAATACTAAATTTGCTATCCTGGATGCAATCAGTGAAGAGATTAATAATCATGTTTACCGGAAAGGACATAGAGTATTGGGGTTCTCATCAGGATTAATAGGGTCAGGAATGGCATTTGACTACAGGTATTACAAATCTTTAATGAAGACCAATAACGCTATTGGTGGTTTTGATAAAGAGTCTGAATTAAAAATACTGAGAGATAGATTAAAAATTGAATATGTAGAAGATGCATATGTTTACGATGAAAAGGTAGAGAATTCAGAGGTCTTTAAAAATCAAAGAAGGAGATGGATATCAGCTCAGCTTCATTATTTTAGAAAATATTTTTTATCAGGCTTTTATCATCTGGTGACTAAGGGTAATTATGATTTTTTTGATAAAGCATTTCAACAATTTTTATTACCAAGAATGTTATTACTTGGGTTTGTCTCCTTAATGGCCTTTCTTTCAGTTTTTTTAAAAGGTGCGTTGGATTTTGATTTGTTTCCAGGAGTATATTTTTGGGTTGGTATTGCCGTGTTGAAATGTAGCAGTGTGTTTTTATCTATCCCAAATAAGTATTATAACAAACAAACTCTTAATGCTGCATTGGAACTACCAAAGGTTTTAATTTTGATGTTTCTGACATTGTTTAAGTTGAAAGGCGCTAATAAAAAATTTATTCATACTCCTCATTCAGGTAATATCATTATTAATGCTGAAGAAGAAGTAGAGTCAGGAGTAAAATAA
- a CDS encoding exopolysaccharide transport family protein, with translation MDFKLFLKVLLKRKWLILGITILSSMATFLLVSRAPKIYVSSAQLATGFTERNDEKNENAITIANKFNNLTEIINSPHCMSLVSYRLVLNDLRSDQPFGKVYKVKDEFTSEELTDIVKVYKGKYDSLDIIYGNDDRELNAIQVLKTLGYEYQTLMDNFTVTRVPNSDFIEVKFSSTNPKLSAYAVNVLCDEVSRYYGFIKNQKSESSLNYYSKILVEKKAELDSKIDSLNKFKEMHAVTNYGLETQSKLDQVARLELSKDEEYKKIQALKRALTLIKKELNKGGIDDSEVSSGSSNSKIYDLKGKISDLNNRYVVSGQTNKVLRDSLNYLRNQLENQISRSLNENTGGSISNAGIDLMEKKINTEIELEIATENLSSIESSIISLRGNLSNFATKETAISRLELAVSVAKEEYLRILDKFNAAKNTSSNAGNIRQSELGLPANAPQPTNKSLLTILAGVISFTFCIVFVFVLEYLDVSVKTPSNFVNLTNFFLLGSLQKINTKKGNLLTAIDASNSNIGFRNQLRKVRFQMEQSKAKVFLFVSTQKGQGKSFTLLALANTLSLNNKKILIIDSNLKGNNITKALSTKINIEQYLNLDDTNSNKDLAKCGFNLITKTDINGVDLIASKNTLSSPSEFFGGRNFAEFLNMAKEKYDFVLLEASDLNEYSDAYEFAIYTDKVIGVISADSEIKNVDRRSFEFLSGLNEKFAGFVLNRVESDHIIL, from the coding sequence ATGGATTTTAAACTTTTTCTAAAGGTTTTATTGAAAAGAAAGTGGCTTATTTTAGGTATTACCATTTTGAGTTCAATGGCGACATTTTTACTTGTTTCAAGAGCTCCTAAAATTTATGTTTCATCTGCTCAGTTGGCCACCGGGTTTACGGAAAGAAATGATGAAAAGAATGAAAATGCGATTACTATTGCCAATAAGTTTAACAATCTTACAGAAATAATCAACTCCCCCCATTGTATGAGTCTTGTTTCTTACAGACTTGTATTGAATGATCTTCGTTCTGATCAGCCATTCGGAAAAGTTTATAAAGTAAAGGATGAATTTACAAGTGAAGAATTAACTGATATTGTTAAGGTATACAAAGGTAAATATGATTCCCTTGATATCATTTATGGTAATGATGACCGCGAGCTGAATGCAATTCAAGTATTGAAAACACTAGGGTACGAATATCAGACCCTTATGGATAACTTTACTGTTACCAGGGTTCCTAACAGTGATTTCATTGAAGTGAAATTTTCTTCCACAAATCCTAAATTATCGGCTTATGCAGTTAACGTCTTATGTGACGAAGTTTCACGATATTATGGATTTATTAAGAATCAGAAAAGTGAATCATCATTAAATTATTATTCAAAAATTTTAGTAGAAAAAAAGGCAGAGTTGGATAGCAAAATTGATTCTTTGAATAAATTTAAAGAAATGCATGCTGTTACAAACTATGGCCTGGAAACTCAGTCTAAGCTGGATCAGGTGGCCAGACTAGAGTTAAGCAAGGATGAAGAATATAAAAAAATTCAAGCCTTGAAGAGGGCTCTGACTCTTATTAAAAAAGAACTGAATAAAGGGGGGATAGATGACTCTGAAGTGTCAAGCGGTAGTTCCAACTCAAAAATATATGATCTGAAAGGGAAAATTTCTGATCTCAATAATAGATATGTAGTATCCGGGCAGACAAACAAGGTACTTAGAGACTCTCTTAATTATTTGAGAAATCAGTTGGAAAATCAGATCTCAAGATCACTTAATGAGAATACAGGAGGAAGCATCAGCAATGCAGGAATAGATTTGATGGAGAAAAAGATCAATACTGAAATTGAGTTGGAAATTGCCACAGAAAATTTAAGTTCAATTGAAAGCTCGATTATAAGCCTGAGGGGGAATCTTTCAAATTTTGCCACTAAAGAAACAGCAATATCCCGACTTGAATTGGCAGTGTCAGTTGCGAAAGAAGAATATCTGCGCATCCTTGATAAATTTAATGCTGCTAAAAATACTTCCTCAAACGCAGGCAATATTCGTCAGTCTGAGCTTGGGCTTCCGGCTAATGCTCCTCAACCTACCAATAAGTCACTGCTGACGATCCTTGCAGGTGTTATCAGTTTTACATTCTGTATTGTTTTTGTTTTTGTGCTTGAGTATCTGGATGTGAGTGTCAAGACTCCTTCAAATTTTGTAAACCTTACCAACTTTTTTCTTTTAGGTAGTCTTCAAAAGATTAATACCAAAAAAGGAAATCTTTTAACAGCCATAGATGCCAGTAACTCCAATATTGGATTCAGAAATCAATTAAGAAAAGTGCGCTTTCAGATGGAGCAATCAAAGGCAAAAGTTTTCCTCTTTGTCAGCACACAAAAGGGGCAGGGAAAATCATTTACCTTACTTGCACTGGCAAATACTTTAAGTCTTAACAACAAGAAAATTCTGATTATCGATAGTAACCTGAAAGGAAATAATATTACCAAGGCACTTTCGACTAAAATTAATATCGAACAATACTTAAATCTTGATGATACCAATAGTAATAAAGATCTTGCCAAATGCGGCTTTAACCTTATTACTAAAACTGATATAAATGGAGTTGATTTAATAGCATCAAAAAATACCTTATCATCTCCTTCGGAGTTTTTTGGAGGGAGAAACTTTGCTGAATTTTTGAATATGGCTAAAGAGAAGTATGATTTTGTACTTCTCGAAGCATCTGATCTAAACGAATATTCTGACGCATATGAGTTTGCAATTTATACTGATAAGGTAATCGGTGTTATTTCAGCAGATTCTGAAATTAAAAATGTAGACAGAAGGTCATTCGAATTCTTGAGTGGCCTTAATGAAAAGTTTGCAGGTTTTGTGCTTAATAGGGTTGAATCGGATCATATTATATTGTAA
- a CDS encoding flippase — protein MKFSKNSYWIQSGIYTTLQKFAIIFFNFGGFYFLVRTYSKTEFGIYALFTTIFYLIETARAGLIRNSQVKFLASEPEEEHPFINTASLVMNVVFTLATSVIIVAIASYLTDIWKAPNLDLMLYYSLLTSFALIPSTQFEFIQHARGDFKGVFIATIARYGTIFLFILISYLVDYKYSLVTLVNIQTIAALIGSLVSYLAVRKALQFSASLSKEWFNKIFHYGKYTFGTNVSAMVNKNIDQAMLGSMISTASVATYTAALRISTLIEAPTLSVATIVFPQSAKRMQSEGPAAVKYLYEKSVGILIAIMLPAMIFVLVFPKFIIQVIAGDNYLDTVPILQVTIIYSFFVPYARQFGTVLDSIGKPKVNFYFVIFGACLTALFNYLYISRFGLIGAVYGTLTTYAIVFTLNQIILKRLMDIRTVNTFIYARNFYIDLFNIAVTKMKLGGLQINIKN, from the coding sequence ATGAAATTTTCTAAAAATTCATACTGGATTCAGTCGGGGATATATACGACCCTTCAAAAGTTTGCAATTATATTTTTTAACTTTGGCGGGTTCTACTTTCTTGTCAGGACATATTCAAAAACTGAGTTCGGAATCTATGCGCTGTTTACAACAATATTTTATCTGATCGAGACGGCGAGAGCCGGTTTGATCAGAAACTCTCAGGTAAAGTTTCTGGCCTCTGAGCCTGAAGAAGAACATCCTTTCATTAATACGGCTTCTCTTGTAATGAATGTTGTATTTACTCTGGCTACGTCAGTGATTATAGTGGCTATCGCATCCTATTTGACAGACATATGGAAAGCGCCCAACCTTGATTTAATGTTATATTATTCCCTGCTTACCTCCTTTGCTTTGATACCCTCAACCCAATTTGAGTTTATACAACATGCAAGAGGTGATTTTAAGGGCGTTTTTATAGCAACTATTGCAAGATATGGTACGATATTCCTTTTTATTTTAATAAGTTATCTTGTAGATTATAAATATAGTCTTGTTACTCTGGTTAACATTCAGACAATTGCAGCCCTGATCGGATCTTTAGTGAGTTATCTGGCTGTAAGGAAAGCACTTCAGTTTTCCGCCTCTTTAAGCAAAGAATGGTTTAATAAGATTTTTCATTACGGTAAATATACCTTTGGTACTAATGTAAGTGCGATGGTAAATAAAAACATAGATCAGGCAATGCTGGGTTCTATGATATCAACTGCCTCTGTTGCAACATATACGGCTGCTTTGAGGATTTCTACACTTATTGAAGCTCCTACCTTATCTGTAGCAACAATAGTATTTCCACAAAGTGCTAAAAGAATGCAATCTGAAGGACCCGCAGCTGTAAAATACTTATATGAAAAGTCTGTGGGAATTCTAATTGCCATCATGCTACCCGCTATGATATTTGTTCTTGTTTTTCCTAAGTTTATCATTCAGGTTATAGCCGGAGATAACTATCTGGATACCGTGCCGATTTTACAGGTGACGATCATATATAGTTTTTTTGTGCCTTACGCCCGTCAATTTGGTACGGTGCTTGATTCAATAGGTAAGCCAAAAGTAAATTTCTATTTCGTAATCTTTGGAGCATGTTTAACAGCATTGTTTAACTACCTGTATATTTCCAGATTTGGTCTCATAGGAGCAGTTTATGGAACTCTAACTACATATGCAATAGTTTTTACCTTGAATCAAATTATACTAAAAAGGTTAATGGATATCAGGACGGTCAATACATTCATATATGCCAGAAACTTTTATATAGATCTTTTTAACATCGCTGTTACAAAGATGAAGCTTGGAGGTTTACAGATTAATATAAAAAATTGA
- a CDS encoding glycosyltransferase family 2 protein, giving the protein MNIFEILFWLGIFTIFYSYIGYGILLFAIVKIKRIFNPAPPISDHDFEPEVSFIVPSYNEAGIIEDKIRNCLSFDYPTEKLNVIFITDGSNDGTPEIASRYKGVTVLHEAKRGGKSAAENRSMKFVNTPIVIFSDANTILPANAIREIVKHYADPAVGAVSGEKRILKKEKDSASGAGEGIYWKYESFLKRLDSELLTIVGAAGELFSFRKELFSDLEEDTILDDFMVSMRIASQGYRVIYEPKAYAMETASESVTEELKRKIRISAGAWQSMVRLSHVLNPLKHFTLTFQYISHRVLRWTLAPLFLLILIPLNFLLIDKSPFYEIILAGQLFFYAMALLGWYLENKQIRIKALFVPYYFFIMNYAVYLGLFRYLKGKQSAVWEKAKRAN; this is encoded by the coding sequence ATGAATATTTTTGAAATACTATTCTGGCTAGGAATTTTTACAATTTTTTATTCATATATAGGGTATGGCATTTTATTATTCGCAATAGTTAAAATCAAACGAATTTTTAATCCAGCTCCCCCCATTTCTGATCATGATTTTGAACCTGAAGTTTCCTTTATAGTTCCTTCATATAATGAGGCTGGTATAATTGAAGACAAAATCAGAAATTGTCTTTCTTTTGATTACCCTACAGAAAAATTAAACGTAATTTTTATTACAGACGGCTCTAATGATGGCACTCCGGAAATTGCTTCCAGATACAAAGGAGTAACAGTACTTCATGAAGCCAAAAGAGGTGGTAAATCTGCAGCAGAAAACCGCTCGATGAAATTTGTAAATACACCTATTGTCATCTTCTCTGATGCTAACACCATATTACCTGCCAATGCTATAAGAGAAATCGTAAAGCACTATGCTGATCCAGCTGTGGGAGCTGTGTCAGGTGAAAAAAGAATTTTAAAGAAAGAAAAAGATTCTGCATCTGGTGCAGGTGAAGGTATTTACTGGAAATATGAGTCATTCTTAAAACGTTTGGATTCAGAATTACTAACAATTGTAGGGGCAGCAGGGGAATTATTCTCATTTAGAAAAGAATTATTTTCAGACCTGGAAGAGGACACTATCCTAGATGATTTTATGGTATCTATGAGAATTGCATCTCAGGGATATCGTGTAATTTATGAACCTAAAGCTTATGCTATGGAAACTGCTTCTGAAAGTGTAACAGAAGAACTTAAACGTAAAATAAGAATCAGTGCAGGCGCATGGCAATCAATGGTACGTCTTAGCCATGTCTTAAATCCATTGAAACATTTTACCCTTACCTTTCAGTATATTTCTCACAGGGTTTTAAGATGGACACTTGCGCCTCTATTTCTTCTGATACTTATTCCCCTTAATTTTCTGCTGATCGATAAATCTCCTTTTTATGAAATTATACTTGCAGGGCAATTATTCTTTTATGCAATGGCTCTTCTAGGATGGTATTTAGAAAATAAACAAATCAGAATTAAGGCATTATTTGTTCCTTATTACTTCTTTATCATGAATTATGCGGTGTATCTGGGTCTCTTCAGATACCTGAAAGGAAAACAATCGGCAGTGTGGGAAAAAGCAAAAAGAGCTAACTGA
- a CDS encoding Ig-like domain-containing protein, translating into MKNPLHERRLTFFKITYTVFLSLIIHLVSFSQNIKKIGTVNSIESSISKQKRSGKSEKVFLTTDSSYPGFFNYISSSDQKNKAIGIFKDYPQSTIYYNIEGKKLDGKAIIPEIEKAYEYYSDQHGDVYVKEVAIDKVVCINYIEVANSQSNTNSSFAISAPVLNLQSFPGAEGVILLDFDGQYVSGTYWNGGNPINALPSVLSESEIIEIWKLVSEDYRPFNLNITTSESIYQAAPADKRMRCIFTPTTTASPGAGGIAYIGSFSWGTETPCWVFNDGIKGAGEAASHEIGHTLGLSHDGRISAQEEYYSGTEEWAPIMGVGYYSKIVQWSKGEYADASNQQDDIAILSTGVAKLGFRPDEAGSTTSTSKQLIYSDAGEVNAGQNSGIIANASDEDIYYFTTSGGVTNLLINPSSSNPNLDIYASITDKEGKIVALSSPFDSLSSKLTINLNAGTYFLHIKGSGKESPNRGGYSEYGSVGEYFISGTINITPTINKAPNISLLMPSNGSIFLAPSVELSADAIDTDGKVIKVEFYNGKTKIGEDTIAPYLITWKTATPGISKLTAKATDDKGTFTITPEITITIKNPIATIYQHCSYQLSGYAIGLDTGRYTSERLLSLGIKDKDISGIKIAPEYEITLYQNNNFSGTSITLRINDNCLYDNKFNDSTSSLIIREIPNIPPSVVITSPKSGTVITEGTDLTITVEATDSDGQITAVNFYKENESLFASTTAPYTYTVPKITAGTYNFRVAATDNKGSSVSSEVITIIVVSPELPVGINGPSCIETNFSYTYTFKNELPTTNISWWTNNDGKIIRDGSDYKKVNVNFSRYNNTSVSLYAGVNYSTAPFYKEYSKLILLGNCDNNKRTAVNSVPHPFISSTNVSVDNGDPILSVKICDLQGKEVFSSGPIDSETIEIGENISQGLYILHITTPNGSYTRTILKN; encoded by the coding sequence ATGAAAAATCCGCTACATGAGAGAAGGTTAACCTTCTTTAAAATCACATATACTGTTTTTTTATCCCTAATCATACATCTGGTTTCATTTTCACAAAACATTAAAAAAATAGGAACTGTCAATTCTATTGAAAGCTCAATAAGCAAGCAGAAAAGGTCAGGCAAATCTGAAAAAGTATTCTTAACTACGGATTCATCATATCCTGGATTTTTTAATTATATATCATCTTCAGATCAAAAAAATAAGGCTATTGGAATATTCAAAGACTATCCCCAATCCACTATTTATTATAATATAGAAGGTAAAAAACTGGATGGAAAAGCTATTATTCCGGAAATTGAAAAAGCTTATGAATACTATTCTGATCAGCATGGTGATGTTTATGTAAAAGAAGTAGCAATAGATAAAGTGGTTTGCATAAACTATATTGAAGTCGCCAATTCTCAGAGTAACACCAACAGCTCATTTGCTATTTCAGCACCGGTTTTAAACCTTCAAAGTTTCCCCGGAGCTGAAGGGGTTATATTACTTGACTTTGACGGTCAGTATGTCTCCGGAACCTACTGGAATGGAGGAAATCCAATTAATGCACTTCCATCTGTTCTTTCTGAAAGTGAAATAATAGAGATCTGGAAACTTGTAAGTGAAGACTACAGACCATTTAATCTCAATATTACTACCAGTGAAAGTATCTATCAGGCTGCTCCTGCAGACAAAAGAATGCGTTGTATATTCACTCCAACCACTACCGCCTCGCCAGGAGCAGGTGGAATTGCCTATATAGGCTCTTTCAGCTGGGGGACTGAAACTCCTTGTTGGGTATTTAATGATGGAATCAAAGGTGCAGGAGAAGCTGCTTCTCACGAAATTGGGCACACTCTAGGCCTTAGTCATGATGGTAGAATATCTGCACAAGAAGAATACTACTCCGGAACTGAAGAATGGGCGCCAATAATGGGAGTTGGTTATTATTCCAAAATTGTGCAATGGAGCAAAGGAGAATATGCCGATGCTAGTAACCAACAAGATGATATTGCCATATTATCTACAGGCGTGGCAAAACTGGGGTTTAGGCCTGATGAAGCCGGTTCAACTACCAGCACCTCCAAACAACTCATATATTCAGATGCAGGAGAAGTAAACGCAGGTCAAAACTCCGGAATTATTGCTAATGCTTCAGATGAAGACATATATTACTTCACAACATCTGGTGGCGTAACCAATTTACTTATCAATCCATCCTCATCTAATCCTAATCTTGATATATATGCCAGTATTACTGATAAAGAAGGAAAGATCGTAGCACTATCTTCTCCTTTTGACAGCCTTTCTTCCAAACTAACTATTAATCTCAATGCAGGCACATACTTCCTTCATATAAAAGGTTCAGGTAAAGAAAGTCCAAACAGAGGTGGCTATTCTGAATACGGTTCTGTAGGAGAATACTTTATATCAGGCACTATAAATATTACTCCAACTATTAATAAAGCTCCTAATATATCCTTACTGATGCCTTCCAATGGAAGTATATTTCTAGCCCCATCTGTTGAATTATCTGCTGATGCAATTGATACTGATGGCAAAGTAATAAAAGTTGAATTTTATAACGGTAAAACTAAAATTGGAGAAGATACTATTGCCCCCTACTTAATTACATGGAAAACAGCTACTCCAGGAATAAGTAAACTCACCGCCAAAGCAACTGACGACAAAGGAACTTTCACCATCACTCCTGAGATAACTATTACCATTAAAAATCCTATCGCCACAATCTATCAGCACTGTAGCTACCAGCTATCTGGTTATGCAATTGGACTGGACACAGGTCGATACACATCAGAAAGACTGCTATCCTTAGGAATTAAAGATAAGGATATCTCAGGCATCAAGATTGCTCCAGAATATGAAATTACACTTTATCAAAATAATAATTTCAGTGGCACATCTATAACACTACGGATAAATGATAATTGCCTATATGACAATAAATTTAATGACTCCACTTCTTCATTGATCATAAGAGAAATTCCCAATATACCTCCCTCTGTTGTGATCACTTCTCCGAAAAGCGGAACAGTGATTACCGAAGGAACAGATCTTACAATAACTGTTGAGGCTACTGATTCAGACGGACAAATAACAGCAGTGAATTTTTACAAAGAAAATGAATCCTTATTTGCTTCTACTACTGCTCCATATACTTATACAGTGCCTAAGATTACAGCGGGAACTTACAATTTCAGAGTTGCAGCAACAGATAACAAGGGCTCATCAGTATCTTCAGAAGTAATCACAATCATTGTAGTATCACCGGAATTACCTGTCGGAATTAATGGTCCTTCATGCATAGAAACAAACTTTTCATATACATATACCTTCAAAAATGAACTTCCAACTACCAATATATCATGGTGGACAAACAATGATGGGAAAATAATACGTGACGGTTCTGATTATAAGAAAGTAAATGTCAATTTTAGCCGGTATAATAACACTTCAGTTTCCTTATATGCAGGAGTAAACTATTCAACTGCTCCATTCTATAAAGAGTACTCCAAACTAATACTGTTAGGAAATTGCGATAACAATAAACGAACAGCAGTTAATTCAGTTCCTCACCCATTTATATCTTCCACCAATGTGTCAGTAGATAATGGAGATCCTATTTTATCTGTAAAAATATGTGACCTTCAAGGAAAAGAAGTTTTCTCTTCAGGTCCTATAGATTCAGAAACAATAGAGATAGGAGAAAATATAAGCCAAGGATTATATATTCTACATATAACAACTCCTAACGGAAGCTACACCCGAACAATTCTTAAAAATTAA
- the fabF gene encoding beta-ketoacyl-ACP synthase II, with amino-acid sequence MKRVVITGIGALTPIGNTAEEFWKSLIEGKSGAAPITKFDAQYFKTKFACELKGFDPLKFIEKSEARKYDMFTQYALIAVGEAVKNANISFGDLNPHRIGVIWGSADGGVITFEEQYSEYIANNRTPKFNPFFIPKRLVNIASGIISIKYGLKGINFTTTSACAASNTALIDAFNYIRWGKADMIITGGSEAPVNQSSIGGFNALKALSTNNDNYSCASRPFDVNRDGFVMGEGAGAIILEEYESAKKRNAPIIAEIVGGGMAADAYHLTGTHPDGDGAYNGIMLSLEDAGIKASEVGYVNAHATSTPMGDMSELKAIERVFGVNSGLNISATKSMTGHLLGAAGAIEAIVCINVVRNDIVPPTINTENVDGNFGNKFDLTLGKAVNKTVNYAISNTFGFGGHIATALFKKYED; translated from the coding sequence ATGAAAAGAGTAGTAATTACGGGTATTGGAGCTTTAACTCCTATTGGAAATACAGCAGAAGAATTTTGGAAGTCTCTTATAGAAGGAAAAAGTGGGGCAGCCCCAATAACAAAGTTTGATGCACAATATTTTAAAACAAAATTTGCATGTGAACTTAAAGGCTTTGACCCTCTAAAGTTTATTGAAAAAAGTGAAGCCAGGAAATATGATATGTTTACTCAATACGCATTGATTGCAGTTGGGGAAGCTGTAAAGAATGCAAATATATCTTTTGGTGATCTTAATCCCCACAGGATTGGTGTAATCTGGGGTTCTGCCGATGGTGGAGTTATTACTTTTGAAGAGCAATATAGTGAGTATATTGCTAATAATAGAACTCCAAAATTTAATCCGTTTTTTATACCCAAAAGACTGGTAAACATTGCTTCTGGAATTATATCAATAAAATATGGATTAAAAGGAATAAACTTTACCACAACTTCTGCCTGTGCTGCTTCAAATACTGCATTGATTGATGCCTTCAATTATATTCGTTGGGGAAAAGCTGATATGATTATTACAGGTGGCTCCGAAGCTCCTGTTAATCAAAGTTCTATTGGTGGGTTTAATGCTCTTAAAGCACTTTCAACGAACAATGATAATTACTCCTGTGCTTCAAGGCCTTTTGATGTGAACAGAGATGGTTTTGTTATGGGTGAAGGAGCTGGAGCTATCATCCTCGAAGAATATGAATCCGCTAAAAAAAGAAATGCTCCGATTATAGCTGAAATAGTGGGAGGTGGGATGGCGGCAGATGCATATCACCTCACCGGTACTCATCCTGATGGTGATGGTGCTTATAATGGAATTATGCTTTCGCTGGAAGATGCAGGTATAAAAGCTTCTGAAGTAGGATATGTAAATGCTCATGCTACTTCTACTCCAATGGGGGATATGAGCGAGCTTAAAGCAATTGAAAGGGTTTTTGGAGTTAATTCTGGATTGAATATCAGTGCTACTAAATCAATGACAGGACATTTGCTTGGAGCTGCAGGAGCTATTGAGGCAATTGTATGTATAAATGTGGTAAGAAATGACATTGTTCCACCAACTATCAATACAGAAAATGTTGATGGTAATTTTGGAAATAAGTTTGATCTTACACTTGGCAAGGCTGTAAATAAAACGGTAAATTATGCAATAAGCAATACCTTTGGTTTTGGGGGGCATATTGCAACCGCTTTGTTTAAAAAATACGAAGATTAA